The Pseudomonas parafulva genome window below encodes:
- the urtE gene encoding urea ABC transporter ATP-binding subunit UrtE — MLKIDALHQYYGGSHILRGLSFEAKVGEVTCLLGRNGVGKTTLLRCLMGLVPAREGRIEWEGKPITALKPQQRVHAGIAYVPQGREIFPRLTVEENLLMGLSRFSAREARQVPAFIYELFPVLEQMKQRRGGDLSGGQQQQLAIGRALASRPRLLILDEPTEGIQPSVIKEIGAVIRRLAQRGDMAILLVEQFYDFAEALADQYLVMARGEIVQRGRGENMQAEGVRGLVTI; from the coding sequence ATGCTGAAAATCGACGCACTGCACCAATACTACGGCGGCAGCCACATCCTGCGAGGCCTGTCGTTCGAGGCCAAGGTCGGCGAAGTGACCTGCCTGCTGGGCCGCAATGGCGTGGGCAAGACCACCCTGCTGCGCTGCCTGATGGGCCTGGTGCCCGCCCGCGAGGGCCGCATCGAATGGGAAGGCAAGCCGATCACCGCGCTCAAGCCCCAGCAGCGGGTGCACGCGGGCATCGCCTACGTGCCCCAAGGCCGGGAAATCTTCCCGCGCCTGACGGTGGAGGAGAATCTGCTGATGGGCCTGTCGCGCTTCAGCGCCCGCGAGGCGCGGCAGGTGCCGGCGTTCATCTATGAACTGTTCCCGGTGCTCGAACAGATGAAGCAGCGCCGAGGTGGCGATCTGTCCGGCGGCCAGCAGCAGCAACTGGCGATCGGCCGTGCCCTGGCCAGCCGCCCGCGCCTGCTGATTCTCGACGAGCCCACCGAAGGCATCCAGCCCTCGGTGATCAAGGAAATCGGCGCGGTGATCCGCCGCCTGGCGCAGCGCGGCGACATGGCGATCCTGCTGGTGGAACAGTTCTACGACTTCGCCGAGGCGCTGGCCGACCAGTACCTGGTGATGGCCCGTGGCGAGATCGTGCAGCGCGGCCGTGGCGAAAACATGCAGGCCGAGGGTGTGCGCGGGCTGGTAACCATTTAA
- the urtD gene encoding urea ABC transporter ATP-binding protein UrtD: protein MRGLPAVHPEFMLEPVFDQLGSGRDAIGLGQPRKAGLDTRHGTVLSLEDISVSFDGFKALNALTLYIGVGELRCIIGPNGAGKTTLMDVITGKTRPDSGSAFFGDTLDLTRLSEYQIAQAGIGRKFQKPTVFEALTVFENLELALKTDKSVWASLTARLTDAQRARIDQVLGTVRLHSQASRQAGLLSHGQKQFLEIAMLLVQEPQLLLLDEPVAGMTDAETEFTAELFKGLAGKHSLMVVEHDMGFVGSIADHVTVLHHGSVLAHGSLEQVQADERVVEVYLGR from the coding sequence ATGAGAGGCCTGCCTGCGGTACACCCGGAGTTCATGCTCGAGCCGGTGTTCGATCAGCTCGGCAGCGGTCGCGATGCCATCGGCCTGGGCCAGCCCCGCAAGGCCGGACTCGACACCCGCCACGGCACCGTGTTGAGCCTGGAGGACATCAGCGTCAGCTTCGACGGCTTCAAGGCGCTCAACGCCTTGACCCTGTACATCGGCGTCGGTGAACTGCGCTGCATCATCGGCCCGAACGGCGCCGGCAAGACCACGCTGATGGACGTGATCACCGGCAAGACCCGGCCGGACAGCGGCAGCGCCTTCTTCGGCGACACCCTCGACCTGACCCGCCTGAGCGAATACCAGATCGCCCAGGCCGGCATCGGTCGCAAATTCCAGAAGCCTACGGTGTTCGAGGCGCTGACGGTGTTCGAGAACCTCGAACTGGCGCTCAAGACCGACAAATCGGTGTGGGCCAGCCTGACCGCGCGGCTGACCGACGCGCAACGCGCGCGTATCGACCAGGTGCTGGGCACCGTGCGCCTGCACAGCCAGGCCTCGCGCCAGGCCGGGTTGTTGTCGCACGGCCAGAAGCAGTTCTTGGAGATCGCCATGCTGCTGGTGCAGGAGCCGCAGTTGCTGCTGCTCGACGAGCCGGTGGCGGGCATGACCGACGCCGAGACCGAGTTCACCGCCGAGCTGTTCAAGGGGCTGGCGGGCAAGCACTCGCTGATGGTGGTGGAGCACGACATGGGCTTCGTCGGCAGCATCGCCGATCATGTCACCGTGCTGCACCACGGCAGCGTACTGGCGCACGGATCGCTGGAACAGGTGCAGGCGGATGAGCGGGTGGTCGAGGTGTACCTCGGTCGATAG
- the urtC gene encoding urea ABC transporter permease subunit UrtC — MNQPLLVTAAHKAGPRLSLALGALLTLVLIALPLLSLLPEGHALQVSAYTLTLVGKILCYAIVALALDLVWGYAGLLSLGHGLFFALGGYAMGMYLMRQAAGDGLPGFMTFLSWSELPWYWAGTQHFAWALCLVVLAPGLLALVFGWFAFRSRIKGVYFSIMTQALTFAGMLLFFRNETGFGGNNGFTNFRTIVGFDVAAPGTRAVLFLLTVALLLSSLYLCWRLTRSKFGRLLTALRDAENRLMFCGYDPRGFKLLVWVLSAVLCGLAGALYVPQVGIINPSEMSPTNSIEAAVWVALGGRGTLIGPLLGAGLVNGMKSWFTVAFPEFWLFFLGALFILVTLYLPKGVVGLLKKRSQP, encoded by the coding sequence ATGAACCAGCCACTGCTTGTCACCGCCGCGCACAAGGCCGGGCCTCGGCTGTCGTTGGCCCTCGGCGCCCTGCTGACCCTGGTGCTGATCGCCCTGCCGCTGTTGTCGCTATTGCCCGAGGGGCACGCCCTGCAGGTCTCGGCCTACACCCTGACGCTGGTCGGCAAGATCCTCTGTTACGCCATCGTCGCCCTGGCCCTGGACCTGGTCTGGGGCTACGCCGGGTTGCTGTCGTTGGGCCACGGCCTGTTCTTCGCCCTGGGCGGCTACGCCATGGGCATGTACCTGATGCGCCAGGCCGCCGGCGACGGCCTGCCTGGCTTCATGACCTTCCTGTCGTGGAGCGAGCTGCCGTGGTACTGGGCCGGCACCCAGCATTTCGCCTGGGCACTGTGCCTGGTGGTGCTGGCGCCGGGGCTGCTGGCCCTGGTGTTCGGCTGGTTCGCCTTCCGCTCGCGGATCAAGGGCGTGTACTTCTCGATCATGACCCAGGCCCTGACCTTCGCCGGCATGCTGTTGTTCTTCCGCAACGAGACCGGCTTTGGCGGCAACAACGGCTTTACCAACTTCCGCACCATCGTCGGCTTCGACGTGGCCGCGCCCGGCACACGGGCGGTGTTGTTCCTGCTGACCGTGGCCTTGCTGCTAAGCAGCCTGTACCTGTGCTGGCGGCTGACCCGCAGCAAGTTCGGCCGCCTGCTCACCGCCCTGCGCGACGCCGAGAACCGCCTGATGTTCTGCGGCTACGACCCGCGCGGCTTCAAGCTGCTGGTGTGGGTGCTCAGCGCCGTGCTGTGTGGCCTGGCCGGTGCCCTTTACGTGCCGCAGGTGGGCATCATCAATCCCAGCGAGATGTCGCCGACCAACTCCATCGAGGCCGCAGTGTGGGTGGCCCTGGGCGGACGCGGCACGCTGATCGGCCCACTGCTCGGCGCCGGCCTGGTCAACGGGATGAAAAGCTGGTTCACCGTGGCCTTCCCGGAGTTCTGGCTGTTCTTCCTCGGCGCACTGTTCATTTTGGTCACCCTGTACCTGCCCAAGGGCGTGGTCGGGCTGCTGAAGAAAAGGAGCCAGCCATGA
- the urtB gene encoding urea ABC transporter permease subunit UrtB, producing MNPPPISRTAHMLRLLLTLLLLLPLVAEASEGEFFLAAKPAEQANLLERWAAQPDPARLALLENLREGRIAADDTRKVRLNNRLRGLIDNALASHQLSAGDSRVRLGAAQQLQKSAQPAQMATLDRAFAQESDPAVHAALGLALANLQLGASEPRVRLAAVRLLGETGDPLARTRLEALLQPGAESDPGVRTAAETSLAQVQRKLLIGELLGQAFSGLSLGSILLLAALGLAITFGLLGVINMAHGEMLMLGAYSTYLVQVLVQRYAPGALEFYPLIALPVAFAISAGVGMALERTVIRHLYGRPLETLLATWGISLILIQAVRLLFGAQNVEVSNPAWLSGGVQVLPNLVLPYNRLVIIGFALAVVLLTWLLLNRTRLGLNVRAVTQNRNMAACCGVSTGRVDMLAFGLGSGIAGLGGVALSQVGNVGPDLGQSYIIDSFLVVVLGGVGQLAGSLWAAFGLGIANKLLEPQIGAVLGKILILALIILFIQKRPQGLFALKGRVID from the coding sequence ATGAATCCACCTCCGATATCCAGGACTGCCCACATGCTCAGACTGCTGCTGACGCTGTTACTGCTCCTGCCGCTGGTAGCCGAGGCCAGCGAGGGCGAATTCTTCCTCGCCGCCAAGCCTGCCGAGCAGGCCAACCTGCTCGAACGCTGGGCCGCGCAGCCGGACCCTGCGCGCCTGGCGCTGCTGGAAAACCTGCGCGAAGGCCGCATTGCCGCCGATGACACGCGCAAGGTGCGCCTGAACAACCGCTTGCGCGGCCTGATCGACAACGCCCTGGCCAGCCACCAATTGTCCGCAGGCGACAGCCGTGTGCGCCTGGGCGCGGCCCAGCAACTGCAGAAAAGCGCGCAACCGGCGCAGATGGCAACGCTCGACCGCGCTTTCGCCCAGGAGTCCGACCCGGCGGTGCACGCCGCGCTGGGCCTGGCCTTGGCCAACCTGCAACTGGGCGCCAGCGAACCGCGCGTGCGTCTGGCCGCCGTGCGCCTGCTTGGCGAGACAGGCGACCCGCTGGCCCGCACCCGCCTCGAAGCACTGCTGCAACCCGGTGCGGAAAGCGATCCGGGCGTGCGCACCGCCGCCGAAACCAGCCTGGCCCAGGTGCAACGCAAGCTGTTGATCGGCGAACTGCTCGGTCAGGCCTTCAGCGGCCTGTCGCTGGGCTCGATCCTACTGCTGGCGGCGCTGGGCCTGGCCATCACCTTCGGCCTGCTCGGGGTGATCAACATGGCCCACGGCGAAATGCTCATGCTCGGCGCCTACAGCACCTACCTGGTTCAGGTGCTGGTGCAGCGCTATGCCCCCGGCGCCCTGGAGTTCTATCCGCTGATCGCCCTGCCGGTGGCCTTCGCCATCAGCGCCGGGGTCGGCATGGCGCTGGAGCGCACGGTCATCCGCCACCTCTATGGCCGCCCCCTGGAAACCCTGCTGGCCACCTGGGGCATCAGCCTGATCCTGATCCAGGCGGTACGCCTGCTGTTCGGCGCGCAGAACGTCGAAGTGAGCAATCCGGCCTGGCTGTCCGGCGGCGTGCAGGTGCTGCCGAACCTGGTGCTGCCGTACAACCGCCTGGTGATCATCGGCTTCGCCCTGGCCGTGGTGCTGCTCACCTGGCTGCTGCTCAACCGCACGCGGCTGGGGCTGAACGTGCGTGCCGTCACCCAGAACCGCAACATGGCGGCGTGCTGCGGGGTGTCCACCGGCCGCGTGGACATGCTCGCCTTCGGCCTCGGTTCGGGCATCGCCGGCCTCGGTGGCGTGGCCCTGAGCCAGGTCGGCAACGTCGGCCCGGACCTGGGCCAGAGCTACATCATCGACTCCTTCCTGGTGGTGGTGCTCGGTGGCGTCGGGCAACTGGCCGGCAGCCTCTGGGCGGCCTTCGGTCTGGGCATCGCCAACAAGCTGCTGGAACCGCAGATCGGTGCGGTGCTCGGCAAGATCCTCATCCTTGCGCTGATCATTCTGTTCATCCAGAAGCGCCCGCAAGGTCTGTTCGCCCTCAAGGGACGGGTAATCGACTGA
- the urtA gene encoding urea ABC transporter substrate-binding protein, with amino-acid sequence MKRRSLIKAFTLSASLAAMGLSWSLQAAETIKVGILHSLSGTMAISETSLKDMALMTIDEINAKGGVNGKMLEPVVVDPASNWPLFAEKSRQLLTQDKVAVVFGCWTSVSRKSVLPVFEELNGLLFYPVQYEGEEMSPNVFYTGAAPNQQAIPAVEYVMSEDGGSAKRFFLLGTDYVYPRTTNKILRAFLHSKGVADKDIEEVYTPFGHADYQTIVANIKKFSAGGKTAVISTVNGDSNVPFYKELANQGLKATDVPVVAFSVGEEELRGIDTKPLVGHLAAWNYFESVDNPVNRKFVADWKAYAKAKGLPGADKAVTNDPMEATYVGIHMWAQAAEKAKSTDVDKVREALAGQTFQAPSGFTLTMDKTNHHLHKPVMIGEIQDDGQFSVVWETEQPLRAQPWSPFIPGNDKRPDHAVKGN; translated from the coding sequence ATGAAGCGTCGCAGTCTGATCAAGGCCTTTACCCTCAGCGCATCGCTCGCGGCCATGGGCCTGAGCTGGAGCCTCCAGGCCGCCGAGACCATCAAGGTCGGCATCCTGCATTCGCTGTCCGGCACCATGGCCATCTCCGAGACGTCGCTCAAGGACATGGCGCTGATGACCATCGACGAGATCAACGCCAAGGGCGGGGTCAACGGCAAGATGCTCGAACCTGTGGTGGTAGACCCTGCGTCCAACTGGCCGCTGTTCGCCGAGAAGAGCCGCCAGTTGCTGACCCAGGACAAGGTCGCGGTGGTGTTCGGCTGCTGGACGTCGGTGTCGCGCAAGTCCGTGCTGCCGGTGTTCGAGGAACTCAACGGGCTGCTGTTCTACCCGGTGCAGTACGAGGGTGAAGAGATGTCGCCAAACGTCTTCTACACCGGTGCGGCGCCTAACCAGCAAGCGATCCCAGCGGTTGAATATGTGATGAGCGAAGACGGCGGCAGCGCCAAGCGCTTCTTCCTGCTGGGCACCGACTACGTGTATCCGCGCACCACCAACAAGATCCTGCGCGCCTTCCTGCACAGCAAAGGCGTGGCCGACAAGGACATCGAAGAGGTGTACACCCCGTTCGGCCACGCCGATTACCAGACCATCGTCGCCAACATCAAGAAGTTCTCCGCTGGCGGCAAGACGGCCGTGATCTCCACGGTCAACGGCGACTCCAACGTGCCCTTCTACAAGGAACTGGCCAACCAGGGCCTGAAGGCCACCGATGTGCCGGTGGTGGCGTTCTCGGTGGGTGAAGAAGAGTTGCGCGGCATCGACACCAAGCCGCTGGTCGGTCACCTGGCGGCCTGGAACTACTTCGAGTCGGTGGATAACCCGGTCAACCGGAAGTTCGTGGCTGACTGGAAGGCCTATGCCAAGGCCAAGGGCCTGCCCGGCGCCGACAAGGCGGTGACCAACGATCCGATGGAAGCCACCTACGTGGGCATCCACATGTGGGCGCAGGCAGCGGAAAAAGCCAAGTCCACCGATGTGGACAAGGTGCGCGAAGCGCTGGCCGGGCAGACCTTCCAGGCGCCGTCGGGCTTCACCCTGACCATGGACAAGACCAACCACCACCTGCACAAGCCGGTGATGATCGGCGAGATCCAGGACGACGGGCAGTTCAGCGTGGTCTGGGAGACCGAACAGCCACTGCGCGCGCAGCCTTGGAGCCCGTTCATTCCGGGCAACGACAAGCGGCCTGACCATGCGGTGAAAGGCAACTGA
- the cycA gene encoding D-serine/D-alanine/glycine transporter: MTQTSPSPTDDQHLQRNLTNRHIQLIAIGGAIGTGLFMGSGKTISLAGPSIIFVYMIIGFMLFFVMRAMGELLLSNLNYKSFIDFSADLLGPWAGYFTGWTYWFCWVVTGIADVVAIAAYTQFWFPELPQWIPALTCVAVLLSLNLVTVKLFGEMEFWFALIKIIAILGLVATGLYMVVTGFTSPSGRTAQLANLWNDAGMFPHGVMGFFAGFQIAVFAFVGIELVGTTAAEAKNPERTLPRAINSIPIRIIVFYVLALIAIMAVTPWRDVVPGKSPFVELFVLAGLPAAASIINFVVLTSAASSANSGVFSTSRMLFGLAQEGDAPKAFEKLSRRAVPANGLYFSCTCLLLGAVLIYLVPNVIEAFTLVTTVSAVLFMFVWTLILLSYLSYRKHREPLHQASKYKMPGGRFMCCVCLAFFAFILVLLSLEADTRSALVVTPLWFLILAVTYQFVRSKRQARGAVRRD, translated from the coding sequence ATGACCCAAACCTCTCCCTCCCCGACAGATGACCAGCATCTGCAACGCAACCTGACCAACCGCCACATTCAGCTCATCGCCATCGGCGGCGCCATCGGCACCGGCCTGTTCATGGGCTCGGGCAAGACCATCAGCCTGGCCGGTCCGTCGATCATCTTCGTCTACATGATCATCGGCTTCATGCTGTTCTTCGTCATGCGCGCCATGGGTGAGCTGCTGCTGTCGAACCTGAACTACAAATCGTTCATCGACTTTTCCGCCGACCTGCTCGGCCCCTGGGCCGGCTACTTCACCGGCTGGACCTACTGGTTCTGCTGGGTGGTCACCGGCATCGCCGACGTGGTCGCCATCGCCGCCTACACGCAATTCTGGTTTCCGGAGCTTCCCCAGTGGATACCGGCACTGACCTGCGTGGCGGTGCTGCTGTCGCTGAACCTGGTCACGGTCAAGCTGTTCGGCGAGATGGAGTTCTGGTTCGCCCTGATCAAGATCATCGCCATCCTCGGCCTGGTCGCCACCGGCCTGTACATGGTGGTCACCGGTTTCACCTCGCCGAGCGGGCGCACTGCGCAACTGGCCAACCTGTGGAACGACGCCGGCATGTTCCCGCATGGGGTCATGGGCTTCTTCGCCGGCTTCCAGATCGCCGTGTTCGCCTTCGTCGGCATCGAGCTGGTGGGCACCACCGCCGCCGAAGCGAAGAACCCCGAGCGCACCTTGCCCCGGGCGATCAACTCCATCCCGATCCGCATCATCGTGTTCTACGTGCTGGCACTGATCGCGATCATGGCCGTGACCCCATGGCGCGACGTGGTGCCGGGCAAGAGCCCGTTCGTCGAGCTGTTCGTGCTGGCCGGCCTGCCGGCAGCGGCGAGCATCATCAACTTCGTGGTGCTGACCTCGGCGGCGTCCTCGGCCAACAGCGGCGTGTTCTCCACCAGCCGCATGCTCTTTGGTCTGGCCCAGGAAGGTGACGCGCCGAAGGCGTTCGAGAAACTGTCGCGCCGCGCCGTCCCGGCCAACGGCCTGTACTTCTCCTGCACCTGCCTGCTGCTGGGCGCGGTGCTGATCTACCTGGTGCCGAACGTGATCGAAGCCTTCACCCTGGTGACCACGGTATCGGCGGTGCTGTTCATGTTCGTCTGGACGCTGATCCTGCTGTCGTACCTGAGCTACCGCAAGCACCGTGAGCCCCTGCACCAGGCCTCGAAATACAAGATGCCGGGCGGACGCTTCATGTGCTGCGTGTGCCTGGCGTTCTTCGCCTTCATCCTGGTGTTGCTGAGCCTGGAGGCCGATACCCGCTCGGCGCTGGTGGTCACGCCGCTGTGGTTCCTGATTCTGGCGGTGACTTACCAGTTCGTGCGCAGCAAGCGCCAGGCGCGCGGCGCCGTGCGTCGCGATTGA